The Oreochromis aureus strain Israel breed Guangdong linkage group 7, ZZ_aureus, whole genome shotgun sequence region GTTCACttaagccccttttccattagtacctactcggatCGATTCGGCATGGTTCGCCACGTTtgcagggttttccattaggtaccaggtacttttttagtacctgctcggcCGGGGTTCCAAGCAATCCAAAcaggtactaaaatgtgatGTCGTCAGAGTGCAGGTCACCGATTGGCTGGTCAGTAGCGTCACTCGATGAGTCGTGAGAGAAAATCAAAAATGGCAGTGTTCCCCCAAGTGTGACGGAGAGCTACAGATCGAGCAGCAGGTATATATTCGGTTCGACGTCCACCTTTGTTGTAGCGTTTGTGTCTGCTATGGCAACAAGCATGCAAACAAGGTACTACTGGGTTGTGATGGAAAACCAGCCCCAATCCGTGGGGACTCGACCCAAGTAGGTACTAATGTAAAAAGAGCTTTATTAGCGCAATCTTTGTTTGACACCTTTGTGAATGCAGGATCCACAGAATACCACTGGGTGTTCTCACCTGGCAGGGGTATAGTGGAGAAGCTAGAGCTGAGAGCCTGGCGCAGGGTCTCCAGGTGTTGGTGAAGGAGCCCGTTGCGTCCCCTCTCCTGCATGACGTCCCCTTCCAGCCTCTCTACAGCTCCGCGCATGCTCTCCACGTGCTTCTGCAGGGCTGCGTTACGCTCCTCATACTCCATGTTTGTCTTACGCAGCTGCCGCAGCTCAGCTTCACGTGCTGTTGAGGGAAACGTATGCAGAAGAAAGAGAACAGTGGTAGATCACAGGGGGAGCTCTGGGGCAGATGACACATCTAGACATAAATTTTTCATTTGTTCTGAGAGTTTAGGACATCAGTGAGTTGCAAGAGGAGCTATTTTAGGACAGTGGCCATAAAGTGTGGTGGTGCTTTAAAGTAGCGAAAGCATGTGTTTAGAAACTAGACAAATGGAcacaaagtttaaaaacaaataataattttaaagaaGGCAGCAGGTTGGGATCGAGCTCTTTTACCTTTGCTGTGGTTTAGAAACTCCTCTGTGAAGATCGGTATGTCAAACACAGTTCTGTCCTTTCCCTCTGCATCCTTCTGTTTATAACCAGAGACAGCAAGACAGAAGGAGATAAGCTCAACTGTGAAAACACTTGGCCACGCAGACTGACAGCAAAGAGGTGGTCATTTATCTAGCTGggctgtgtgtgggtgggtaATTGATTTTATACCTAGCCACCGGGGAAATACAGTGATACAGTATAAGAAATGAGGAGGTAGACGTAATCTCATCAGCGGTGCTTCTACAATATTAAAGGCTCTGAAATGGTTTGCAATAAATttgcaataaaatacattttgaaacaGAAGCGCAAGACGCAGCACAGCTTTAATCCCCTCCTCTAAAAGAATGCATCATCTTTCCTCATATCTTAACATAATGACATTAATGCCTAATCCTcattaaatccaaaacactATTCCCTCAGGAATCAGTGATTCCCAGTCAAGTCACCTTGGCTATAACCCTTCAGAGTGTGCTGGAAGACTTACAAAGGAAACCTCTTAAACACATGCAGAACTTAATAAAAAAGAATTACACAGTTACTACAAGGCAAGCGTTTGGATCAAAAAACACAGCACCAAAGAGGATTAAGCCAGTTTTAGTCACGCAACAATAAGCACTTAACGCACAGAGCAAGATGAGGGCAAACAACCCAAGAAGTTTCCTGGGTGACAAAagccagaaaacacacacatattaagAAAACTTTCAACTATTGACTAATTCTCTTTCATTTCATGCTATTACAGCTTCCTCATAAATACTAATAAAGAGACCATGATGGGAAAATTACATTAGCACCAATatggaaaaactaaaaataatgtGATTCACAAAATGCCacatttgcttcatttttctgtaaacacaCCATGACCCCAACATTTCTTCTGTTTGCTTTACAACCGCTAAAATGCTGACTAAGTATATAAAGTGCTCATGTCTTCCTCTTTACTCGACAATGATATCCCCCTCAACATAATGAGTGATCTTATCTCGTTATTAACTTTGTGTTTGAAGTGTTTTAAAAGTTAGAGTCAGAGTACGTGTGAACGGACGGGGACGGAAAGAGTCACTGACCTCGTGAAGGGCCTCGTTGGTTACCTGGTGTCCGACATCTGGAgtggaaggaaagaaggaaagaggACAGCCGATGATTCATTTATCTGGAGAGGTGTGTCTTTACCACAACACAAACTGACAGAGTGAACCAAAGTAGTTCAAGTAAGGACAGAAAAAAATCCCCTCACTGCACTTTGTATTGTGAATCACCGGGAACAAAGCAGGGCATCAAGTTCAGATCACGTTCTcgtattttttttccaagagCACAGCTGTTTGTGTCGTTAACATTTCTGGGATTTAAAAGGAGAGAGCTGAAGGCGAGGTAATGCCGACCTTATGTCAAGCAAGCAAAGCAACGGCCTCTTGGCCTTAACTTGAACTGTTACTCATGATCTCAACTAAGAAGTTGCAAAGTATTGTTTTCGATTTTTCCGCTgaatgaggaaaaaacaaagaatttatTGTGACTTATTTTTTACTAAATACTGAAATATGTTCAATTACTAAACTGTAAGCAGAAATATGTTAGGGGTCTCTGTTAATCAGAAAagatttgattgttttgttttgtcacaaTCGACTTAATGTGTATGCATTAttagcatttttattcatttaagcaGAAAATCACAAAAGTATTGCTGAGAATTAGTGTCTGACTGATATTAGCTACTTACTGGTAtatctgcatttgtatttttaacatccaataaatataatacatttaaaattttaaaaaggagaagggaaaaaacacaCTTTGACCATGTTACGAGTGTTAATGTTGCGTATTTTGGCTAGGGAGTGTTAGGGAAATCTGTTTATTttcctctgtatgtgtgtggaaaaaagaaaaagatatcaaccaaaaatcaGTATTGATATCAGTCTTATAAATCCTATatcactcaaaaaaaaaaaaagactctaaTGAGATATGATTTTACAAAGAAAAGCTCTAAATGATCATTTGGTTCCCTGTTCCAGGACTCCTTTAAAACTCAACATTTTTCTCTCCTGAAGAGAAATTTCAAACTTCCATTTTGTGTGATAATGATTttaaaagacaaacaggaaCTGCAAGAACACACTGACTGCTTACTGTACGGTATGATTTTCATTAGATACACGTTTATGTGAGTCATCCTGTCTGGAAGGGATTTGCGCACCAAAGAAAGGCTGGATTATCCAAATATCATCAGACAAAGGAAGTAACTCACTTGCCAAAAGCTTTCAAACGGCAGACCCTAATGGATGGTGGGCCACCAGCcaaactttttattttcagcattCGATGCCAACTAGCCACCCTGCTGTTTTCTGACCAGATCTCACCTCCCCTGTGCCTCTTGCCCTTCTGCTTCTCCTGGACCTTCCTGGTGAAATGTTTGTAGGCCTCCGTCTTCTGGTACTTCTCCAGCTCTCGCATGTAGCGCTCCTTATCGCGCTCTGCCTCGTCCAAGTATCGCTGCAGAGACGAGAAACAAAGGTGAGAAAAGCCGGGGAGACTTAGACGCAAAGGCTGGAAATAAGATTTGTGCAAAATATGATGGAGGAGGATTGTGGGTTAGATTGTGAGATGAGTGGGAGTAATTATTCCTAATCAGCATGAATTCTTTtcaacaaactaaaaaaaaacaactgcaatTTTCCAATATTAATAACTTACATTCGCTCAATTCATGGAAGGGAGAAAAAGCATCTTGTAATATAATTAGTAGAAAAGCTTATTAAACCATCTCCATTCAGAGGTCTCGTCCCAGCGTACCGCCTAATCAGTCTGAGCTTCGACTCTGTGTGAAACACATCGCAGCGAAGTTGCACATGCTCTTTGCCAACtttggaaaacaaaacatgtccAGACATTTCAAATATTCTCTGTAAAAATAGCAAGAAGAAAAACTCCCACACTGAATAGTATAAATACTTGATTAAGAAtgaggatttttcttcttttttcttttttgctaacATTTGTGAGCTGTTCATGTGAGCTAAAGGGACTCCAAAATGATTACGGTTCTGCTGGATCTTTAAATGTGCATCTTAAGCTCAGTGGTCCGTCTATAGATTGGGACTGGAATAAAAAAAGTTAATCTGgtaaaacaaaactgcaaatgCTTCTATCATAAGACGATGCTCGTTTCTGCTATTCTTGTATTGCAATTGAGGGCATCAAGCTACGATCTGTTAGAGGCCGTCAGAATTTCTTTGTCAGCTCCAAACACACGGTTGCTATGGATTCTAAGGGAACTTTTTCCCTAAGCCGTTTTTGTGCAAAGTGAAAAATTACATGATGCTTTGCTGGTTTGAGGTATTGTTAAATCTGGCAAGGGATATTCTGTGTTGGCAGGTTCCAGATGAATATTGCTTGCTTCtgctctctttattttcttccactGCTTTCTCAAAAGCTGCACTCCATAGCTGGACGTGAGTGAAAACATagagatttatttttaatccttTTGCAGGTAATCTTAAAACAGATGGAAAGAAATGCCAACAGAAATGTTTGACACATGTCTCTCCGCCACTGTGGGCTCACTGTGTAATCCTGTCTCGAACTTCTCTGCTGACCTGCTTCTCCTCGGGGGGCAGCTTGCTCCACTCGTTGCCCAGCATCCTTGTAATCTCTGGAAAGGGCACGTCTGGACGCTCTGCCCGTAGCTGCTCCCGTCTGTCGTTCATGAAGCGAACGTAGCCCGTCAGGGGGGCCTTGGGAGCGTTGCTGTCCTTCATTggcttcttcctcttcctccccttGGTCCAGCTGCCACGTCGGGGTTTCTGCGAGATAAcgaaaacaaacatgttttaaaggTTCACGTAGGAGTTCTACCCTGACGTGTACTGGCAAGACTTTCTTTCAGTGTGAACTggaatttttattaatttatatgtattttttttaaacatgtcatTCGATATCTGTGTGTTCACCTCTTACCTCATCTCCATTTCTCTGGCTGTTGTTGTCAGCATTGGCTGCAGGTGAGCCTGTCTGCTCATCCATGACTCTTACGAGGGAAGATTAGATCTGGAGGAAAACACTAGATGTTAgaacaaaaaacatttcacaACAGAAACGGCCAataaactattttttaaaaatgaatatacGATCTCAAAAGGCCAATGTTTAGTTAACCTAAAGATTGTGCCATCTATGGCAGTCAGGTGAAAAACTAGGCCATAGATTGCTGCCCAAAGGTGGGTTAAGCATTTTGAGACTGATCGGCTTCTTGTCCAAActccacccaggcttggctgcaAAACAGTCTCTTGGCCAGCCTCATTTCCTCTAATAGAAATGTCTTGCTGCTATCAATCACAATTGAGCaagtaaatgaaaaaagaaaaacacaacacattCACTTCTCAAGCACTAACGCAGCCTATTTttaacagcagcagtgtggcAGTATTGCCTTAAACTTGGAGATAAGAGAACACCACTGAACGTGCTAAAACACTCTCTCAATAAAagcacactcactcactgaaTATCAGTGCTTTAAAAAATGAGATTAACTGGAATCGCCATATTTTTGGAGTCTCTaacccacttgaaaacactgcaaagcatcggtgcaaaaaaccccaaatgaaTGGCAATAGCACCAAATTAAAACCTGTGCTGATTTGGGCAGCTGCAGCCCAGGTTGAGCTGTAAATATAGGAGCAACATTGTACATTTTAACCTTTGACCTCTCCTTTGACAACATGGGAAATACACCTCTTCAGCCTGGATGTGGTTTCTGCCCTCTGCCATTAAATACTGTGGGAAAAGTCACAGAGGAATTAGTCAGTCTACCACAAAAAGCTCTTATGGAAAGCCCCCAGAAAAGAGGGGTAAGCCAGGGTTTTCTTTGTTAGACTTTTTTTCAGACCCTGAAGAAGTGATAATAAAATCCAGTGATTCTGCAGACTTATCCCCCATCTGTCATCCAAGGAAGCTTATTTGATTTTACTTTAGGAGTTCTGGGTTAGGTTG contains the following coding sequences:
- the hmg20a gene encoding high mobility group protein 20A isoform X1, giving the protein MDEQTGSPAANADNNSQRNGDEKPRRGSWTKGRKRKKPMKDSNAPKAPLTGYVRFMNDRREQLRAERPDVPFPEITRMLGNEWSKLPPEEKQRYLDEAERDKERYMRELEKYQKTEAYKHFTRKVQEKQKGKRHRGDVGHQVTNEALHEKDAEGKDRTVFDIPIFTEEFLNHSKAREAELRQLRKTNMEYEERNAALQKHVESMRGAVERLEGDVMQERGRNGLLHQHLETLRQALSSSFSTIPLPGSGETPSLETIDSYMKKLHSIIVSNPQEHENLINTVREVVNRLDR
- the hmg20a gene encoding high mobility group protein 20A isoform X3; its protein translation is MDEQTGSPAANADNNSQRNGDEKPRRGSWTKGRKRKKPMKDSNAPKAPLTGYVRFMNDRREQLRAERPDVPFPEITRMLGNEWSKLPPEEKQRYLDEAERDKERYMRELEKYQKTEAYKHFTRKVQEKQKGKRHRGDVGHQVTNEALHEDAEGKDRTVFDIPIFTEEFLNHSKAREAELRQLRKTNMEYEERNAALQKHVESMRGAVERLEGDVMQERGRNGLLHQHLETLRQALSSSFSTIPLPGSGETPSLETIDSYMKKLHSIIVSNPQEHENLINTVREVVNRLDR